A stretch of DNA from Paracoccus methylovorus:
GACCGCAACCGTGCCCAGAATCACCCGCGACAAGCCCCGATCCAGCCACTCCTCGATGGTCGCCATGTCGCGGATGCCGCCGCCCAACTGGGCGGGCACGTCGATGGCGGCCAGGATCGCCTCGACTGCGGCGGCATTCACCGGCTTGCCGGCAAAGGCACCGTTGAGGTCGACCAGATGCAGCCATTCCGCCCCGGCGTCCTGAAAGGCGCGGGCCTGCGCTGCGGGATCCGAACCAAAGACGGTCGCCGCCTCCATGTCGCCGCGCAGCAGCCGTACGCAATTGCCGTCCTTGAGGTCGATCGCGGGATAAAGGATCATCGCATCTCTCCTGATAGCGTGGCGCCCCTTTGCCACAGCCGCCGCCGATCCGAAAGACCCCGCCCCCAAAGCCGCGACCTCACGTCAGGCTTGATCGGGGCATCGCGCCTTCGCATCCTGCGCGCAGGAACCATGACCCCGGGGGAGGGGGGAACCACCATGAAGATACTGACCATCGCCGCCCTGCTTGCGCTTGCAGGCACTGCTGCCAATGCTCAAGGCATCGACGGCATCTTTCAGACCCAGGCCAATGACGACGGCAATGTCGGCATGGTCGAGTTCTACGATTGTGGCGGAAAATATTGCGGCAGGCTGATCAAAAGTTTCGACAAGTCGGGCAAAGAGATTCAATCGCCCCACACCGGCAAGAACATCGTCGCCAATATGAGTGATAATGGCGGCGGTAAATTCTCGGGCGGCACGATCTGGGACCCCGGTGCGGACAAGACCTATAAGTCGAAAATGCAACTGAACGGCAAGGCGCTCGACGTCTCGGGCTGCATTGCGGTCTTCTGCAAGACCCAGCACTGGGTCCGGGCCAGATAGGCCCGGCTTCTTTCGTGTTCAAATATCCCGGGGGACGCGCTTGCCGCCCCCGTCAAGGGGGCGACAAGCGCGGGGGGCAGAGCCCCCGCCAGCGCCCGTCAGGGGCGCCAGCGCAGGAAATTGCCGATGATGCGCAAACCTGTCGCCTGCGACTTTTCCGGATGAAACTGCGTGCCGACGATATTGTCGCGCCCAACTACGGCCGTCACCGGCCCGCCGTAATCGGCCGTGGCCAAAAGATGCGCTTCGTCCGTGACGCGAAACTGCCAGCTATGCACGAAATAGGCGTGATCGCCCGAGGAAATGCCATCAAGCAGCGGATGCGGGTGCAGCACCTTCAGATCGTTCCAGCCCATATGCGGCACTTTCAGGCCCGGCGCCCGGATCGCCTCGATTTCGCCGCCGATCCATCCCAGACCATTGGTATCACGATACTCATGCCCGATCCCGGCCAGCATCTGCATACCGACGCAGATGCCCATGAAGGGCACGGCCCGCGCCAGTACCGCCTCGTGCAGCGCCTCGACCATGCCGGGCACGGCGTCGAGCGCGACGCGGCAGGCCGGAAAGGCGCCGTCGCCCGGCAGCACGATACGGTCGGCGCGCGCCACCTTTTCGGGATCGGAGGTCACTACCACCTCGGCCCCGGTCTCGCGTCCCATCAGGGCAAAGGCTTTCTCGGCCGAATGCAGGTTGCCGCTGTCGTAATCGACCAGTGCGACCCGCATCAAAGCGCGCCCTTGGTCGAGGGCAAAACGCCCGCCATGCGCAGATCCGGCTCGACCGCCTCGCGCAGGGCCCGCGCCACCGCCTTGAAGGCGGCCTCGGCGATGTGGTGGGCGTTGAAGCCGCTCAGCCGGTCCACATGCAGCGTGATCCCGCCATGGGTGGAAAGCGCCTGAAAGAATTCGCGCACCAGTTCGGTGTCGAAGCTGCCGATCTTTTGCGCCGGGAAATCCACGTTCCATGCCAGCCATGGCCGTGCCGAAAGATCCAGCGCCGCGCGCACAAGCGCATCGTCCATCGCCAGATGGAACGAGCCATAGCGCCGGATACCCTTTTTGTCTCCCAGCGCCTGCGCCAGCGCCTGTCCGATGGCGATGCCGGTGTCCTCGACCGTGTGATGGTCGTCTATATGCAGATCACCCTTGGCCCGCACCGTCAGGTCGATCAGCGAATGCCGCGAAAGCTGGTCCAGCATGTGATCGAAGAAACCGACGCCGGTCTGGTTGTCATAGCGGCCGGTGCCGTCGAGGTTCAGCTCGACCTCGATCTGCGTCTCGGCCGTCTCGCGGGTGATCTTTGCGCGGCGCATCTGGCGTCTCTCCTCATGCAGGCTGGTTGCCTTATAGGGCTGGACCGGGCGGCTGAAAAGCCGATGCGGCACGCAGATCCGCCGGTAAACTCTGCCCGTCCTTGTCATATGGCCGATGCAATGCGAAAAGTGACGGGCGACCCCCAAAGGACAAGCGACCCGAAAGGATCCTGGTCGATGAGAAATGACTTGAACGTCAGCGAAAAGCGGCTGATCGCGGCCTTGGACCGCATTGACCAATTTCTGGACCGGACGGCCCTGGCGCAGCGCGCCTCGCCCTCCGCATCTTCGTCCGGCGATGCCGAGGCGCGATTGCACGAACTGCATGCTGAAAACCAGCGCCTTTCCCAAGAGCTTGCGGCCTTGCATGCGCGTCAGGCCAGCATGCTTTCCGACTGCGAGACGCGCTTGGCGCAGGCGCATGAGCGTCTGGTTCAGGCCGGGCAGGAGGCCGCGCGGCTTTCGGCCGCGAACGAGGCGCTGACATCCGCCAATCGTGCCCTGATCGCGACGCAGGATCAGGGTGCGTCACCCGACGATATCCGCCTTGCGCTTGAGGCCGAGGTCGAATCGCTGCGCGCCGTCCGCGCCGCCGAGGTTGCGCAGATGGGCGAGATCGTCGATGCGCTGGACCGCATGATCGACGATCCGGCGCCCCCGGCCCATGACGATGCGCCACCCGCTGTGGTCGATGCCCAAAAGGCCGAAGCAGCGGTGATCGCGGGCGACGAACAGGCGAGCGAGGTGGCCGGGACGGCCGCATTGGCCCGCGATGATGCCACCGTGGACGGGGAAAGGGGCTGAACAATGGCCGAAGTGGATTTCTCGATCGGGCACAAATCCTATACGCTGGCCTGCCAGGAAGGCGAGGAGCGGCTGCTGAAGCGTGCCGCCGGCCTGCTGGATGCCGAGGCGCAGGTGATTCTTGAACAGGCCGGCCGGATGCCCGAGCCGCGGCTTTTGCTGCTGTCGGGGCTGATGCTGGCCGATCGGACCTCGGGTCTGGAAGATCGCGTCGCCACGCTGGAGCGCGAGTTGGCGCGGATGAGGACCAATCCGCAGCGCGTGGAGGTGCCGGTGGTGCCCGAAAGCCTGTCGGAGGCCATGGCCGAACTCGCCGCCCGGGCAGAGGCCCTGGCCCAGAAGGCCGAGGATCAGGCGGCGGACTAAGCGCCTTACGTCGCGGTTTTTTGGGTATTTAAGCAACGAAGAAAGGGCGGGGCCGGTGCGTGGTTTGCGGCGCGTCCTTGTGTTGGGGCGGAGTTTTTGGCCGGCTGTGCCGCGCGGACCCTTGCGACTTTGCCCGCCATGGATATAACCCCGGACGATTTATCAGCCGCCAGCCCGAGGGACCGTCATGCCGAAAAGAACCGATATCAAATCCATCCTGATCATCGGTGCCGGCCCTATCGTCATCGGCCAGGCATGCGAATTCGACTATTCCGGCGCCCAGGCCTGCAAGGCGTTGCGCGAGGAAGGCTACCGGGTCATCCTTGTGAACTCGAACCCCGCCACGATCATGACCGATCCCGAGATGGCGGATGCGACCTATATCGAGCCGATCACCCCAGAGGTGGTCGAGAAGATCATCGCCAAGGAACGGCCCGACGCGCTTTTGCCGACCATGGGCGGTCAGACAGGGCTGAACACCGCCCTGGCGCTGGCGGATATGGGGGTGCTGAACCGCTATGGCGTCGAGCTGATCGGTGCGCAGCGCGCCGCCATCGAGATGGCCGAGGATCGCAAGCTGTTCCGCGAGGCCATGGACCGCATCGGTCTGGAAAACCCGCGCGCCACCATCGTTGCAGCGCCGAAGCATCCCAACGGGCGCTATGATATCGCTGCGGGCGTCGCGATGGCGACCGAGGCGCTGGAGGATATCGGTTTGCCTGCCATCATCCGCCCTGCGTTTACTCTGGGCGGGACCGGCGGCGGCGTCGCCTATAACCGCGACGATTACGAGCGCATCGTGCGGTCGGGGCTGGAAGCCTCGCCCGTCGCGCAGGTGCTGGTCGATGAAAGCCTGCTGGGCTGGAAAGAATACGAGATGGAGGTCGTGCGCGACCGCGCTGACAACGCCATCATCGTCTGTTCGATCGAGAACGTCGACCCGATGGGTGTGCATACAGGCGATTCGATCACCGTCGCCCCGGCGCTGACGCTGACCGACCGTGAATACCAGCGTATGCGCAACGGCTCGATTGCGGTTTTGCGCGAGATCGGCGTCGAGACCGGAGGTTCGAACGTGCAATGGGCGATCAACCCCAAGGACGGCCGCATGGTGGTGATCGAGATGAACCCGCGGGTGTCGCGGTCCTCGGCGCTGGCGTCCAAGGCGACCGGCTTCCCGATCGCCAAAATTGCCGCAAAGCTGGCGGTGGGTTTTACGCTGGACGAGTTGGACAACGACATCACCCGGGTCACTCCGGCCTCGTTCGAGCCGTCGATCGACTATGTTGTCACCAAGATCCCCCGCTTTGCCTTTGAAAAATTCCCGGGATCGAAAGCCGAACTGACCACGGCGATGAAATCGGTGGGCGAGGTGATGGCCATTGGCCGGACCTTCCACGAATCGCTGCAAAAGGCGCTGGCCTCGATGGAGAACGGCCTGACCGGGCTGGACGATATCGAGATACCCGGCGCGCCGGACAAGGCGGCCATCATCAAGGCGATCAGCCAGCAGACCCCCGACCGGCTGCGCCTGATCGCGCAGGCCATGCGTCACGGGCTGAGCGATGACGAAATCCTTCACGCCACCAGTTTCGATCCGTGGTTCCTGAGCCGCATCCGCGAGATCGTCGATACCGAGGCCGGGATTCGCGCCTCGGGGCTGCCTGCCGATCTTGACGGGCTGCGCAGGTTGAAGATGATGGGCTTTACCGATGCACGGCTGGCCGACCTGGCCGGGAAAACCGAGACCGAGGTGCGCCAGTCCCGCCGCGCGATGGACCTGCATCCGGTCTTCAAGCGCATCGACACCTGTGCCGCCGAATTCGAGGCCCAGACCCCCTATATGTACTCGACCTATGAAGTTCCCGCGATGGGCGAGGTCGAGAACGAGGCCCGTCCCAGCGACCGCAAGAAGGTCGTGATCCTGGGCGGCGGCCCGAACCGTATCGGTCAGGGCATCGAATTCGACTATTGCTGCTGCCACGCCTGTTTCGCGCTGACCAAGGCCGGTTACGAGACCATCATGGTCAACTGCAACCCCGAGACGGTTTCGACCGACTATGACACCTCGGACCGGCTTTATTTCGAACCGCTGACGCTGGAACACGTCCTTGAAATCCTGCGCATCGAGCAAGAGAACGGCACGCTGCACGGCGTCATCGTCCAGTTCGGCGGCCAGACGCCGCTGAAGCTTGCCAACGCGCTGGAGGCCGAAGGCATTCCGATCCTTGGCACCACTCCCGATGCCATCGACCTGGCCGAGGATCGTGAGCGGTTCCAGAAACTGCTGAACGACCTGGGCCTGAAGCAACCGATCAACGGTATCGCCCGCAGCGGCGCCGAGGCGCTGGACATCGCCGCCCGCATCGGCTTTCCGCTGGTCATCCGCCCGTCCTATGTCCTTGGCGGTCGCGCGATGGAGATCGTGCGCGACGTGGACCAACTCAACCGCTATATCCGCGAGGCCGTGCAGGTTTCGGGTGACAGCCCGGTGCTTCTGGACAGCTATCTCTCGGGCGCCATCGAGGTGGATGTCGACGCGCTTTGCGACGGGCAGAACGTCCATGTCGCCGGCATCATGGAGCATATCGAAGAGGCCGGCGTCCATTCCGGCGACTCGGCCTGTTCGCTGCCGCCGCATACGCTGGACGCCGCCACCATCGCGGAACTGAAAACCCAGACCGAGGCGATGGCCCGCGCGCTGAACGTCGTCGGTCTGATGAACGTGCAGTTTGCGCTGAAGGACGGCGCGATCTATGTGCTTGAGGTCAACCCGCGTGCCTCGCGCACCGTGCCCTTTGTCGCCAAGGCCACCGACAGCGCCATCGCCTCGATCGCGGCGCGGCTTATGGCGGGCGAGCCGATGTCGAACTTCCCCACCCGGCCGGCCTATCCCGCAGGGGTTGGCCCGGACGATCCGCTGCCCTTTGCCGATCCGATGACGCTGGCCGATCCGAACACGCCCTGGTTCTCGGTCAAGGAGGCGGTGCTGCCCTTTGCCCGCTTCCCCGGTGTCGATACCTTGCTTGGCCCCGAGATGCGTTCGACCGGCGAAGTCATGGGTTGGGACCGCAGCTTCCCGCGTGCCTTCCTCAAGGCGCAGATGGGGGCGGGGACGACGCTGCCGGATTCCGGGCTGATCTTCATCTCGGTTCGCGATGCCGACAAGACAGAGGCGCTGGCCGAGGCTGCGCGCGACCTGACCGCCATGGGCTTCACGCTGGTTGCCACCCGCGGCACGGCCGAATTCCTGCGCGGGGCCGGGGTCGAGACGGAACTTGTCAACAAGGTGTATGAGGGCCGCCCCAACATCGTGGATCGCCTGAAGAACGACGAGATCGCGATGGTGCTGAACACGACCGAGGGCACGCAGGCCATCGCCGACTCGCGCGAGATCCGGGCCGTCGCGCTGAACGACAAGATCCCCTATTTCACCACGGCGGCCGGAAGCATTGCCGCAGTCGCTGCGATCAAGTCGCGCGGCGATGGGGAAGTCGGAGTCAGGTCGCTGCAGGCGTAAGCCGGCGCATCACCGCACTTATGTCGCTGGCGTATTCATATGTGGATGCGCCGGCGCACTTGATCCGGCCTCGGCACGGTCCCGTGCAATGCGTGACCGTGATGCCTGCAATCCGCGGCTGGTGTCGTGACAGCCTGGCAGAGTTTCAAACCAGCAGGGTATGTGCCTGAAAGGGCATGACGCCGTTCGCGCTTTCGGCGCGATCAAACGGCATGCGCAAATTCCATCATGCCCAACTGGCCGGAAGCCGTCTCAAGAACAGCGGATACTTATGCGGGAAAAGTGGCAGCCCGTAGGGGAGTCGAACCCCTCTTTTCAGGTTGAAAACCTGACGTCCTAACCGATAGACGAACGGGCCACTTTCTGCGTCCGCCGCATCATGCCCGGCGGCGTGGGGCGGTATTTAGGTTCTATGTCGGGGGGCTGCAAGCGGAAAAATCACCCCAAGACAAAGTTTTTCCGGCAAGTCCTGTTGCCTCATCCCACGGGCGCGGCATCCTCCAGCCGCAGGCGCACCCGCTCGCGTCCGCCCCATTGCGATAGCTCCAGCTTGCCTGCCAGATGAAAGCGGCGGCCACGGGCG
This window harbors:
- a CDS encoding cell division protein ZapA codes for the protein MAEVDFSIGHKSYTLACQEGEERLLKRAAGLLDAEAQVILEQAGRMPEPRLLLLSGLMLADRTSGLEDRVATLERELARMRTNPQRVEVPVVPESLSEAMAELAARAEALAQKAEDQAAD
- the carB gene encoding carbamoyl-phosphate synthase large subunit, translated to MPKRTDIKSILIIGAGPIVIGQACEFDYSGAQACKALREEGYRVILVNSNPATIMTDPEMADATYIEPITPEVVEKIIAKERPDALLPTMGGQTGLNTALALADMGVLNRYGVELIGAQRAAIEMAEDRKLFREAMDRIGLENPRATIVAAPKHPNGRYDIAAGVAMATEALEDIGLPAIIRPAFTLGGTGGGVAYNRDDYERIVRSGLEASPVAQVLVDESLLGWKEYEMEVVRDRADNAIIVCSIENVDPMGVHTGDSITVAPALTLTDREYQRMRNGSIAVLREIGVETGGSNVQWAINPKDGRMVVIEMNPRVSRSSALASKATGFPIAKIAAKLAVGFTLDELDNDITRVTPASFEPSIDYVVTKIPRFAFEKFPGSKAELTTAMKSVGEVMAIGRTFHESLQKALASMENGLTGLDDIEIPGAPDKAAIIKAISQQTPDRLRLIAQAMRHGLSDDEILHATSFDPWFLSRIREIVDTEAGIRASGLPADLDGLRRLKMMGFTDARLADLAGKTETEVRQSRRAMDLHPVFKRIDTCAAEFEAQTPYMYSTYEVPAMGEVENEARPSDRKKVVILGGGPNRIGQGIEFDYCCCHACFALTKAGYETIMVNCNPETVSTDYDTSDRLYFEPLTLEHVLEILRIEQENGTLHGVIVQFGGQTPLKLANALEAEGIPILGTTPDAIDLAEDRERFQKLLNDLGLKQPINGIARSGAEALDIAARIGFPLVIRPSYVLGGRAMEIVRDVDQLNRYIREAVQVSGDSPVLLDSYLSGAIEVDVDALCDGQNVHVAGIMEHIEEAGVHSGDSACSLPPHTLDAATIAELKTQTEAMARALNVVGLMNVQFALKDGAIYVLEVNPRASRTVPFVAKATDSAIASIAARLMAGEPMSNFPTRPAYPAGVGPDDPLPFADPMTLADPNTPWFSVKEAVLPFARFPGVDTLLGPEMRSTGEVMGWDRSFPRAFLKAQMGAGTTLPDSGLIFISVRDADKTEALAEAARDLTAMGFTLVATRGTAEFLRGAGVETELVNKVYEGRPNIVDRLKNDEIAMVLNTTEGTQAIADSREIRAVALNDKIPYFTTAAGSIAAVAAIKSRGDGEVGVRSLQA
- the hisH gene encoding imidazole glycerol phosphate synthase subunit HisH gives rise to the protein MRVALVDYDSGNLHSAEKAFALMGRETGAEVVVTSDPEKVARADRIVLPGDGAFPACRVALDAVPGMVEALHEAVLARAVPFMGICVGMQMLAGIGHEYRDTNGLGWIGGEIEAIRAPGLKVPHMGWNDLKVLHPHPLLDGISSGDHAYFVHSWQFRVTDEAHLLATADYGGPVTAVVGRDNIVGTQFHPEKSQATGLRIIGNFLRWRP
- a CDS encoding DUF2147 domain-containing protein, encoding MKILTIAALLALAGTAANAQGIDGIFQTQANDDGNVGMVEFYDCGGKYCGRLIKSFDKSGKEIQSPHTGKNIVANMSDNGGGKFSGGTIWDPGADKTYKSKMQLNGKALDVSGCIAVFCKTQHWVRAR
- the hisB gene encoding imidazoleglycerol-phosphate dehydratase HisB, whose protein sequence is MRRAKITRETAETQIEVELNLDGTGRYDNQTGVGFFDHMLDQLSRHSLIDLTVRAKGDLHIDDHHTVEDTGIAIGQALAQALGDKKGIRRYGSFHLAMDDALVRAALDLSARPWLAWNVDFPAQKIGSFDTELVREFFQALSTHGGITLHVDRLSGFNAHHIAEAAFKAVARALREAVEPDLRMAGVLPSTKGAL